A genomic region of Branchiostoma lanceolatum isolate klBraLanc5 chromosome 4, klBraLanc5.hap2, whole genome shotgun sequence contains the following coding sequences:
- the LOC136433602 gene encoding transmembrane protein 62-like isoform X3: MASGLLKGAVLLFVSVLSWLCVYMKGRYTVDVRSLPQHPRSHQPPYPGGTADNLLWFLQVSDIHISRFYDPQRVTDFKQFCTENVDVFKPPMVLVTGDLTDAKTIDRGGSMQYEVEWRTYYGVLKETNVMERTLWMDIRGNHDAFDIPALHSNRNFFRQYSSMGQTGKISYHHAHKTPFGTYSFVALDACLNPGPRRPFNFFGYLNESSLASLQSLADETVHSNMTIWMGHHPTATILSPNPGIKHVIRNGIAYLCGHLHDLGGLFPVMYSMQDGGTLELELSDWMNNRRYRLLAADHDMLSFVDVKLGEWPVVLVTNPKHAMFATPSHEPLGRIRHSTHIRVLAFSPDPIEKVVVWLDGVRFCEGSHVEGPLFTCPWNPADYGTGLHTIAVDVSDSKGRTQRQEHPFSVDGSRTNISFVQTVILQTDWLVLMKVVFLLVFTAGVLSLPVLRYSSPALPPGFSRLLELLGISTWCRMMMNEGAYPRQFVHKWLSRLSLLTKVDQLYYPLFCFGVYIPFGPWYVGELIRGHYGALFMHGTYIAGGYLPGLKTYAFASVQIALFHVPLTIYLAMLLDNHLWHLNHKNDQASNNHAKPRYKLYRQLIGLLRLHGFGAFFLIWQLYSSYWVLVAYGTMSFLICPLRTWSLLLAAWLIYKVRTLPKEKVAHLIR; this comes from the exons ATGGCCAGTGGTTTACTGAAGGGAGCTGTCCTGCTGTTTGTGTCTGTGCTGTCCTGGCTGTGTGTTTACATGAAGGGGAGGTACACAGTAGATGTGAGGAGCCTGCCACAGCACCCACGGTCACACCAACCTCCTTATCCTGGGGGGACGGCAGACAACTTATTATGGTTCCTTCAG GTGTCAGACATCCACATCAGCAGGTTCTACGACCCACAGAGAGTGACAGACTTTAAGCAGTTCTGTACAGAGAATGTGGACGTCTTTAAACCACCAATGGTTCTGGTGACCG GTGATTTGACAGATGCTAAGACGATAGACCGGGGAGGGTCCATGCAGTATGAGGTGGAGTGGAGGACGTACTATGGTGTGCTGAAGGAGACTAACGTTATGGAGAGGACACTGTGGATGGACATCAGAGGCAACCATG ATGCCTTTGATATCCCTGCACTGCACAGCAATAGAAACTTCTTCAG ACAGTACTCCTCCATGGGGCAGACAGGAAAGATATCGTACCACCACGCCCACAAGACTCCATTTGGAACCTACTCCTTTGTGGCATTAGACGCCTGCCTCAACCCCGGGCCCAGGAGACCCTTCAACTTCTTTGGCTATCTCAATGAG TCTTCCCTAGCCTCCCTGCAGAGCCTTGCCGATGAGACAGTCCACAGCAACATGACCATCTGGATGGGACATCACCCTACTGCTACCATCCTGTCTCCTAACCCAGGCATCAAACATGTCATCAG GAATGGGATAGCTTACCTGTGTGGTCACCTGCATGACCTGGGCGGCCTGTTCCCTGTCATGTACTCCATGCAGGACGGGGGGACACTAGAGCTGGAGCTGTCTGATTGGATGAACAACAGGAG GTATCGCCTGCTGGCTGCTGACCATGACATGCTGTCATTCGTTGATGTGAAACTCGGGGAGTGGCCGGTGGTCCTGGTGACCAACCCAAAACATGCCATGTTTGCAACACCTTCCCATGAACCTCTGGGGAGGATACGACATTCTACCCACATCAG GGTGCTGGCATTTTCCCCAGATCCCATAGAGAAGGTGGTAGTGTGGCTGGATGGTGTGAGGTTCTGTGAGGGCAGTCATGTGGAGGGACCGCTATTCACCTGTCCCTGGAACCCTGCAGACTATGGAACAGGCCTGCACACCATTGCTGTGGATGTCTCT GACAGTAAAGGCCGTACCCAGCGCCAGGAGCACCCCTTCTCAGTAGACGGCAGCCGAACCAACATCTCCTTTGTCCAAACAGTCATCCTGCAGACGGACTGGCTGGTGCTG ATGAAGGTTGTGTTCCTGCTGGTGTTCACTGCCGGTGTCCTGTCCCTGCCCGTCCTGCGCTACTCCAGCCCTGCCCTGCCTCCAG GCTTTTCTCGTTTACTGGAGTTACTGGGAATATCGACATGGTGTCGCATGATGATGAATGAAG GTGCGTACCCACGGCAGTTTGTACACAAGTGGCTGTCCCGGCTGTCCTTGCTGACTAAGGTGGACCAGCTCTACTACCCGCTCTTCTGCTTCGGCGTCTACATTCCTTTTG GCCCTTGGTATGTTGGAGAACTGATCAGAGGGCACTACGGTGCACTCTTCATGCATGGGACGTACATAGCCGGTGGCTACCTGCCGGGGCTAAAAACGTATGCCTTTGCCTCCGTACAG ATTGCCCTTTTCCATGTGCCATTGACAATCTACCTTGCCATGTTGCTGGATAACCACTTATGGCACCTCAACCATAAAAACGACCAAGCCTCCAACAACCATGCCAAACCGAGATACAAGCTCTATCGACAGCTCATTGGGCTGCTGCGACTTCATGGGTTTGGGGCCTTTTTTCTCATCTGGCAGTTGTATTCCAGCTACTGGGTCCTGGTTGCATATGGAACCATGTCGTTCCTAATATGTCCTCTACGTACGTGGTCCCTCCTTCTCGCTGCCTGGCTGATTTATAAGGTACGAACGTTGCCAAAGGAGAAAGTCGCACACCTTATTAGATGA
- the LOC136433602 gene encoding transmembrane protein 62-like isoform X5: MASGLLKGAVLLFVSVLSWLCVYMKGRYTVDVRSLPQHPRSHQPPYPGGTADNLLWFLQVSDIHISRFYDPQRVTDFKQFCTENVDVFKPPMVLVTGDLTDAKTIDRGGSMQYEVEWRTYYGVLKETNVMERTLWMDIRGNHDAFDIPALHSNRNFFRQYSSMGQTGKISYHHAHKTPFGTYSFVALDACLNPGPRRPFNFFGYLNESSLASLQSLADETVHSNMTIWMGHHPTATILSPNPGIKHVIRNGIAYLCGHLHDLGGLFPVMYSMQDGGTLELELSDWMNNRRYRLLAADHDMLSFVDVKLGEWPVVLVTNPKHAMFATPSHEPLGRIRHSTHIRVLAFSPDPIEKVVVWLDGVRFCEGSHVEGPLFTCPWNPADYGTGLHTIAVDVSDSKGRTQRQEHPFSVDGSRTNISFVQTVILQTDWLVLMKVVFLLVFTAGVLSLPVLRYSSPALPPGAYPRQFVHKWLSRLSLLTKVDQLYYPLFCFGVYIPFGPWYVGELIRGHYGALFMHGTYIAGGYLPGLKTYAFASVQIALFHVPLTIYLAMLLDNHLWHLNHKNDQASNNHAKPRYKLYRQLIGLLRLHGFGAFFLIWQLYSSYWVLVAYGTMSFLICPLRTWSLLLAAWLIYKVRTLPKEKVAHLIR, from the exons ATGGCCAGTGGTTTACTGAAGGGAGCTGTCCTGCTGTTTGTGTCTGTGCTGTCCTGGCTGTGTGTTTACATGAAGGGGAGGTACACAGTAGATGTGAGGAGCCTGCCACAGCACCCACGGTCACACCAACCTCCTTATCCTGGGGGGACGGCAGACAACTTATTATGGTTCCTTCAG GTGTCAGACATCCACATCAGCAGGTTCTACGACCCACAGAGAGTGACAGACTTTAAGCAGTTCTGTACAGAGAATGTGGACGTCTTTAAACCACCAATGGTTCTGGTGACCG GTGATTTGACAGATGCTAAGACGATAGACCGGGGAGGGTCCATGCAGTATGAGGTGGAGTGGAGGACGTACTATGGTGTGCTGAAGGAGACTAACGTTATGGAGAGGACACTGTGGATGGACATCAGAGGCAACCATG ATGCCTTTGATATCCCTGCACTGCACAGCAATAGAAACTTCTTCAG ACAGTACTCCTCCATGGGGCAGACAGGAAAGATATCGTACCACCACGCCCACAAGACTCCATTTGGAACCTACTCCTTTGTGGCATTAGACGCCTGCCTCAACCCCGGGCCCAGGAGACCCTTCAACTTCTTTGGCTATCTCAATGAG TCTTCCCTAGCCTCCCTGCAGAGCCTTGCCGATGAGACAGTCCACAGCAACATGACCATCTGGATGGGACATCACCCTACTGCTACCATCCTGTCTCCTAACCCAGGCATCAAACATGTCATCAG GAATGGGATAGCTTACCTGTGTGGTCACCTGCATGACCTGGGCGGCCTGTTCCCTGTCATGTACTCCATGCAGGACGGGGGGACACTAGAGCTGGAGCTGTCTGATTGGATGAACAACAGGAG GTATCGCCTGCTGGCTGCTGACCATGACATGCTGTCATTCGTTGATGTGAAACTCGGGGAGTGGCCGGTGGTCCTGGTGACCAACCCAAAACATGCCATGTTTGCAACACCTTCCCATGAACCTCTGGGGAGGATACGACATTCTACCCACATCAG GGTGCTGGCATTTTCCCCAGATCCCATAGAGAAGGTGGTAGTGTGGCTGGATGGTGTGAGGTTCTGTGAGGGCAGTCATGTGGAGGGACCGCTATTCACCTGTCCCTGGAACCCTGCAGACTATGGAACAGGCCTGCACACCATTGCTGTGGATGTCTCT GACAGTAAAGGCCGTACCCAGCGCCAGGAGCACCCCTTCTCAGTAGACGGCAGCCGAACCAACATCTCCTTTGTCCAAACAGTCATCCTGCAGACGGACTGGCTGGTGCTG ATGAAGGTTGTGTTCCTGCTGGTGTTCACTGCCGGTGTCCTGTCCCTGCCCGTCCTGCGCTACTCCAGCCCTGCCCTGCCTCCAG GTGCGTACCCACGGCAGTTTGTACACAAGTGGCTGTCCCGGCTGTCCTTGCTGACTAAGGTGGACCAGCTCTACTACCCGCTCTTCTGCTTCGGCGTCTACATTCCTTTTG GCCCTTGGTATGTTGGAGAACTGATCAGAGGGCACTACGGTGCACTCTTCATGCATGGGACGTACATAGCCGGTGGCTACCTGCCGGGGCTAAAAACGTATGCCTTTGCCTCCGTACAG ATTGCCCTTTTCCATGTGCCATTGACAATCTACCTTGCCATGTTGCTGGATAACCACTTATGGCACCTCAACCATAAAAACGACCAAGCCTCCAACAACCATGCCAAACCGAGATACAAGCTCTATCGACAGCTCATTGGGCTGCTGCGACTTCATGGGTTTGGGGCCTTTTTTCTCATCTGGCAGTTGTATTCCAGCTACTGGGTCCTGGTTGCATATGGAACCATGTCGTTCCTAATATGTCCTCTACGTACGTGGTCCCTCCTTCTCGCTGCCTGGCTGATTTATAAGGTACGAACGTTGCCAAAGGAGAAAGTCGCACACCTTATTAGATGA
- the LOC136433602 gene encoding transmembrane protein 62-like isoform X1, translating into MASGLLKGAVLLFVSVLSWLCVYMKGRYTVDVRSLPQHPRSHQPPYPGGTADNLLWFLQVSDIHISRFYDPQRVTDFKQFCTENVDVFKPPMVLVTGDLTDAKTIDRGGSMQYEVEWRTYYGVLKETNVMERTLWMDIRGNHDAFDIPALHSNRNFFRQYSSMGQTGKISYHHAHKTPFGTYSFVALDACLNPGPRRPFNFFGYLNESSLASLQSLADETVHSNMTIWMGHHPTATILSPNPGIKHVIRNGIAYLCGHLHDLGGLFPVMYSMQDGGTLELELSDWMNNRRYRLLAADHDMLSFVDVKLGEWPVVLVTNPKHAMFATPSHEPLGRIRHSTHIRVLAFSPDPIEKVVVWLDGVRFCEGSHVEGPLFTCPWNPADYGTGLHTIAVDVSDSKGRTQRQEHPFSVDGSRTNISFVQTVILQTDWLVLMKVVFLLVFTAGVLSLPVLRYSSPALPPGGSSLDSAGGAGCGFSRLLELLGISTWCRMMMNEGAYPRQFVHKWLSRLSLLTKVDQLYYPLFCFGVYIPFGPWYVGELIRGHYGALFMHGTYIAGGYLPGLKTYAFASVQIALFHVPLTIYLAMLLDNHLWHLNHKNDQASNNHAKPRYKLYRQLIGLLRLHGFGAFFLIWQLYSSYWVLVAYGTMSFLICPLRTWSLLLAAWLIYKVRTLPKEKVAHLIR; encoded by the exons ATGGCCAGTGGTTTACTGAAGGGAGCTGTCCTGCTGTTTGTGTCTGTGCTGTCCTGGCTGTGTGTTTACATGAAGGGGAGGTACACAGTAGATGTGAGGAGCCTGCCACAGCACCCACGGTCACACCAACCTCCTTATCCTGGGGGGACGGCAGACAACTTATTATGGTTCCTTCAG GTGTCAGACATCCACATCAGCAGGTTCTACGACCCACAGAGAGTGACAGACTTTAAGCAGTTCTGTACAGAGAATGTGGACGTCTTTAAACCACCAATGGTTCTGGTGACCG GTGATTTGACAGATGCTAAGACGATAGACCGGGGAGGGTCCATGCAGTATGAGGTGGAGTGGAGGACGTACTATGGTGTGCTGAAGGAGACTAACGTTATGGAGAGGACACTGTGGATGGACATCAGAGGCAACCATG ATGCCTTTGATATCCCTGCACTGCACAGCAATAGAAACTTCTTCAG ACAGTACTCCTCCATGGGGCAGACAGGAAAGATATCGTACCACCACGCCCACAAGACTCCATTTGGAACCTACTCCTTTGTGGCATTAGACGCCTGCCTCAACCCCGGGCCCAGGAGACCCTTCAACTTCTTTGGCTATCTCAATGAG TCTTCCCTAGCCTCCCTGCAGAGCCTTGCCGATGAGACAGTCCACAGCAACATGACCATCTGGATGGGACATCACCCTACTGCTACCATCCTGTCTCCTAACCCAGGCATCAAACATGTCATCAG GAATGGGATAGCTTACCTGTGTGGTCACCTGCATGACCTGGGCGGCCTGTTCCCTGTCATGTACTCCATGCAGGACGGGGGGACACTAGAGCTGGAGCTGTCTGATTGGATGAACAACAGGAG GTATCGCCTGCTGGCTGCTGACCATGACATGCTGTCATTCGTTGATGTGAAACTCGGGGAGTGGCCGGTGGTCCTGGTGACCAACCCAAAACATGCCATGTTTGCAACACCTTCCCATGAACCTCTGGGGAGGATACGACATTCTACCCACATCAG GGTGCTGGCATTTTCCCCAGATCCCATAGAGAAGGTGGTAGTGTGGCTGGATGGTGTGAGGTTCTGTGAGGGCAGTCATGTGGAGGGACCGCTATTCACCTGTCCCTGGAACCCTGCAGACTATGGAACAGGCCTGCACACCATTGCTGTGGATGTCTCT GACAGTAAAGGCCGTACCCAGCGCCAGGAGCACCCCTTCTCAGTAGACGGCAGCCGAACCAACATCTCCTTTGTCCAAACAGTCATCCTGCAGACGGACTGGCTGGTGCTG ATGAAGGTTGTGTTCCTGCTGGTGTTCACTGCCGGTGTCCTGTCCCTGCCCGTCCTGCGCTACTCCAGCCCTGCCCTGCCTCCAGGTGGGTCCAGCCTGGACAGTGCTGGTGGTGCCGGCTGTG GCTTTTCTCGTTTACTGGAGTTACTGGGAATATCGACATGGTGTCGCATGATGATGAATGAAG GTGCGTACCCACGGCAGTTTGTACACAAGTGGCTGTCCCGGCTGTCCTTGCTGACTAAGGTGGACCAGCTCTACTACCCGCTCTTCTGCTTCGGCGTCTACATTCCTTTTG GCCCTTGGTATGTTGGAGAACTGATCAGAGGGCACTACGGTGCACTCTTCATGCATGGGACGTACATAGCCGGTGGCTACCTGCCGGGGCTAAAAACGTATGCCTTTGCCTCCGTACAG ATTGCCCTTTTCCATGTGCCATTGACAATCTACCTTGCCATGTTGCTGGATAACCACTTATGGCACCTCAACCATAAAAACGACCAAGCCTCCAACAACCATGCCAAACCGAGATACAAGCTCTATCGACAGCTCATTGGGCTGCTGCGACTTCATGGGTTTGGGGCCTTTTTTCTCATCTGGCAGTTGTATTCCAGCTACTGGGTCCTGGTTGCATATGGAACCATGTCGTTCCTAATATGTCCTCTACGTACGTGGTCCCTCCTTCTCGCTGCCTGGCTGATTTATAAGGTACGAACGTTGCCAAAGGAGAAAGTCGCACACCTTATTAGATGA
- the LOC136433602 gene encoding transmembrane protein 62-like isoform X2 has protein sequence MASGLLKGAVLLFVSVLSWLCVYMKGRYTVDVRSLPQHPRSHQPPYPGGTADNLLWFLQVSDIHISRFYDPQRVTDFKQFCTENVDVFKPPMVLVTGDLTDAKTIDRGGSMQYEVEWRTYYGVLKETNVMERTLWMDIRGNHDAFDIPALHSNRNFFRQYSSMGQTGKISYHHAHKTPFGTYSFVALDACLNPGPRRPFNFFGYLNESSLASLQSLADETVHSNMTIWMGHHPTATILSPNPGIKHVIRNGIAYLCGHLHDLGGLFPVMYSMQDGGTLELELSDWMNNRRYRLLAADHDMLSFVDVKLGEWPVVLVTNPKHAMFATPSHEPLGRIRHSTHIRVLAFSPDPIEKVVVWLDGVRFCEGSHVEGPLFTCPWNPADYGTGLHTIAVDVSDSKGRTQRQEHPFSVDGSRTNISFVQTVILQTDWLVLMKVVFLLVFTAGVLSLPVLRYSSPALPPGGSSLDSAGGAGCGFSRLLELLGISTWCRMMMNEGAYPRQFVHKWLSRLSLLTKVDQLYYPLFCFGVYIPFGPWFYGELIQGHSGALFMHGIYIAGGYVPGLWSHAYATLQIALFHVPLTIYLAMLLDNHLWHLNHKNDQASNNHAKPRYKLYRQLIGLLRLHGFGAFFLIWQLYSSYWVLVAYGTMSFLICPLRTWSLLLAAWLIYKVRTLPKEKVAHLIR, from the exons ATGGCCAGTGGTTTACTGAAGGGAGCTGTCCTGCTGTTTGTGTCTGTGCTGTCCTGGCTGTGTGTTTACATGAAGGGGAGGTACACAGTAGATGTGAGGAGCCTGCCACAGCACCCACGGTCACACCAACCTCCTTATCCTGGGGGGACGGCAGACAACTTATTATGGTTCCTTCAG GTGTCAGACATCCACATCAGCAGGTTCTACGACCCACAGAGAGTGACAGACTTTAAGCAGTTCTGTACAGAGAATGTGGACGTCTTTAAACCACCAATGGTTCTGGTGACCG GTGATTTGACAGATGCTAAGACGATAGACCGGGGAGGGTCCATGCAGTATGAGGTGGAGTGGAGGACGTACTATGGTGTGCTGAAGGAGACTAACGTTATGGAGAGGACACTGTGGATGGACATCAGAGGCAACCATG ATGCCTTTGATATCCCTGCACTGCACAGCAATAGAAACTTCTTCAG ACAGTACTCCTCCATGGGGCAGACAGGAAAGATATCGTACCACCACGCCCACAAGACTCCATTTGGAACCTACTCCTTTGTGGCATTAGACGCCTGCCTCAACCCCGGGCCCAGGAGACCCTTCAACTTCTTTGGCTATCTCAATGAG TCTTCCCTAGCCTCCCTGCAGAGCCTTGCCGATGAGACAGTCCACAGCAACATGACCATCTGGATGGGACATCACCCTACTGCTACCATCCTGTCTCCTAACCCAGGCATCAAACATGTCATCAG GAATGGGATAGCTTACCTGTGTGGTCACCTGCATGACCTGGGCGGCCTGTTCCCTGTCATGTACTCCATGCAGGACGGGGGGACACTAGAGCTGGAGCTGTCTGATTGGATGAACAACAGGAG GTATCGCCTGCTGGCTGCTGACCATGACATGCTGTCATTCGTTGATGTGAAACTCGGGGAGTGGCCGGTGGTCCTGGTGACCAACCCAAAACATGCCATGTTTGCAACACCTTCCCATGAACCTCTGGGGAGGATACGACATTCTACCCACATCAG GGTGCTGGCATTTTCCCCAGATCCCATAGAGAAGGTGGTAGTGTGGCTGGATGGTGTGAGGTTCTGTGAGGGCAGTCATGTGGAGGGACCGCTATTCACCTGTCCCTGGAACCCTGCAGACTATGGAACAGGCCTGCACACCATTGCTGTGGATGTCTCT GACAGTAAAGGCCGTACCCAGCGCCAGGAGCACCCCTTCTCAGTAGACGGCAGCCGAACCAACATCTCCTTTGTCCAAACAGTCATCCTGCAGACGGACTGGCTGGTGCTG ATGAAGGTTGTGTTCCTGCTGGTGTTCACTGCCGGTGTCCTGTCCCTGCCCGTCCTGCGCTACTCCAGCCCTGCCCTGCCTCCAGGTGGGTCCAGCCTGGACAGTGCTGGTGGTGCCGGCTGTG GCTTTTCTCGTTTACTGGAGTTACTGGGAATATCGACATGGTGTCGCATGATGATGAATGAAG GTGCGTACCCACGGCAGTTTGTACACAAGTGGCTGTCCCGGCTGTCCTTGCTGACTAAGGTGGACCAGCTCTACTACCCGCTCTTCTGCTTCGGCGTCTACATTCCTTTTG GCCCATGGTTTTATGGAGAACTGATCCAAGGGCACTCCGGTGCACTCTTCATGCACGGGATCTACATAGCCGGCGGCTACGTACCAGGACTCTGGTCACATGCCTATGCTACGCTACAG ATTGCCCTTTTCCATGTGCCATTGACAATCTACCTTGCCATGTTGCTGGATAACCACTTATGGCACCTCAACCATAAAAACGACCAAGCCTCCAACAACCATGCCAAACCGAGATACAAGCTCTATCGACAGCTCATTGGGCTGCTGCGACTTCATGGGTTTGGGGCCTTTTTTCTCATCTGGCAGTTGTATTCCAGCTACTGGGTCCTGGTTGCATATGGAACCATGTCGTTCCTAATATGTCCTCTACGTACGTGGTCCCTCCTTCTCGCTGCCTGGCTGATTTATAAGGTACGAACGTTGCCAAAGGAGAAAGTCGCACACCTTATTAGATGA
- the LOC136433602 gene encoding transmembrane protein 62-like isoform X4, with protein sequence MASGLLKGAVLLFVSVLSWLCVYMKGRYTVDVRSLPQHPRSHQPPYPGGTADNLLWFLQVSDIHISRFYDPQRVTDFKQFCTENVDVFKPPMVLVTGDLTDAKTIDRGGSMQYEVEWRTYYGVLKETNVMERTLWMDIRGNHDAFDIPALHSNRNFFRQYSSMGQTGKISYHHAHKTPFGTYSFVALDACLNPGPRRPFNFFGYLNESSLASLQSLADETVHSNMTIWMGHHPTATILSPNPGIKHVIRNGIAYLCGHLHDLGGLFPVMYSMQDGGTLELELSDWMNNRRYRLLAADHDMLSFVDVKLGEWPVVLVTNPKHAMFATPSHEPLGRIRHSTHIRVLAFSPDPIEKVVVWLDGVRFCEGSHVEGPLFTCPWNPADYGTGLHTIAVDVSDSKGRTQRQEHPFSVDGSRTNISFVQTVILQTDWLVLMKVVFLLVFTAGVLSLPVLRYSSPALPPGGSSLDSAGGAGCGAYPRQFVHKWLSRLSLLTKVDQLYYPLFCFGVYIPFGPWYVGELIRGHYGALFMHGTYIAGGYLPGLKTYAFASVQIALFHVPLTIYLAMLLDNHLWHLNHKNDQASNNHAKPRYKLYRQLIGLLRLHGFGAFFLIWQLYSSYWVLVAYGTMSFLICPLRTWSLLLAAWLIYKVRTLPKEKVAHLIR encoded by the exons ATGGCCAGTGGTTTACTGAAGGGAGCTGTCCTGCTGTTTGTGTCTGTGCTGTCCTGGCTGTGTGTTTACATGAAGGGGAGGTACACAGTAGATGTGAGGAGCCTGCCACAGCACCCACGGTCACACCAACCTCCTTATCCTGGGGGGACGGCAGACAACTTATTATGGTTCCTTCAG GTGTCAGACATCCACATCAGCAGGTTCTACGACCCACAGAGAGTGACAGACTTTAAGCAGTTCTGTACAGAGAATGTGGACGTCTTTAAACCACCAATGGTTCTGGTGACCG GTGATTTGACAGATGCTAAGACGATAGACCGGGGAGGGTCCATGCAGTATGAGGTGGAGTGGAGGACGTACTATGGTGTGCTGAAGGAGACTAACGTTATGGAGAGGACACTGTGGATGGACATCAGAGGCAACCATG ATGCCTTTGATATCCCTGCACTGCACAGCAATAGAAACTTCTTCAG ACAGTACTCCTCCATGGGGCAGACAGGAAAGATATCGTACCACCACGCCCACAAGACTCCATTTGGAACCTACTCCTTTGTGGCATTAGACGCCTGCCTCAACCCCGGGCCCAGGAGACCCTTCAACTTCTTTGGCTATCTCAATGAG TCTTCCCTAGCCTCCCTGCAGAGCCTTGCCGATGAGACAGTCCACAGCAACATGACCATCTGGATGGGACATCACCCTACTGCTACCATCCTGTCTCCTAACCCAGGCATCAAACATGTCATCAG GAATGGGATAGCTTACCTGTGTGGTCACCTGCATGACCTGGGCGGCCTGTTCCCTGTCATGTACTCCATGCAGGACGGGGGGACACTAGAGCTGGAGCTGTCTGATTGGATGAACAACAGGAG GTATCGCCTGCTGGCTGCTGACCATGACATGCTGTCATTCGTTGATGTGAAACTCGGGGAGTGGCCGGTGGTCCTGGTGACCAACCCAAAACATGCCATGTTTGCAACACCTTCCCATGAACCTCTGGGGAGGATACGACATTCTACCCACATCAG GGTGCTGGCATTTTCCCCAGATCCCATAGAGAAGGTGGTAGTGTGGCTGGATGGTGTGAGGTTCTGTGAGGGCAGTCATGTGGAGGGACCGCTATTCACCTGTCCCTGGAACCCTGCAGACTATGGAACAGGCCTGCACACCATTGCTGTGGATGTCTCT GACAGTAAAGGCCGTACCCAGCGCCAGGAGCACCCCTTCTCAGTAGACGGCAGCCGAACCAACATCTCCTTTGTCCAAACAGTCATCCTGCAGACGGACTGGCTGGTGCTG ATGAAGGTTGTGTTCCTGCTGGTGTTCACTGCCGGTGTCCTGTCCCTGCCCGTCCTGCGCTACTCCAGCCCTGCCCTGCCTCCAGGTGGGTCCAGCCTGGACAGTGCTGGTGGTGCCGGCTGTG GTGCGTACCCACGGCAGTTTGTACACAAGTGGCTGTCCCGGCTGTCCTTGCTGACTAAGGTGGACCAGCTCTACTACCCGCTCTTCTGCTTCGGCGTCTACATTCCTTTTG GCCCTTGGTATGTTGGAGAACTGATCAGAGGGCACTACGGTGCACTCTTCATGCATGGGACGTACATAGCCGGTGGCTACCTGCCGGGGCTAAAAACGTATGCCTTTGCCTCCGTACAG ATTGCCCTTTTCCATGTGCCATTGACAATCTACCTTGCCATGTTGCTGGATAACCACTTATGGCACCTCAACCATAAAAACGACCAAGCCTCCAACAACCATGCCAAACCGAGATACAAGCTCTATCGACAGCTCATTGGGCTGCTGCGACTTCATGGGTTTGGGGCCTTTTTTCTCATCTGGCAGTTGTATTCCAGCTACTGGGTCCTGGTTGCATATGGAACCATGTCGTTCCTAATATGTCCTCTACGTACGTGGTCCCTCCTTCTCGCTGCCTGGCTGATTTATAAGGTACGAACGTTGCCAAAGGAGAAAGTCGCACACCTTATTAGATGA